From Polypterus senegalus isolate Bchr_013 unplaced genomic scaffold, ASM1683550v1 scaffold_376, whole genome shotgun sequence, the proteins below share one genomic window:
- the LOC120520098 gene encoding gastrula zinc finger protein XlCGF49.1-like produces the protein MIGHGGQGLCRCPVCGKHFFDKSHLRRHKRIHTGEKPYCCFECGKCFSQSSHLQTHMRVHKGEQPFSCSECGKRFSRTSHLKTHMRVHTGEQPFSCSKCGKRFSQTGHLQQHMKVHTGEQPFSCSECGKRFSSRSNHLKHLRVHTGEKPYCCPECGKRFYDTSNLLRHAGVHNKDHL, from the coding sequence ATGATTGGTCATGGAGGACAGGGTTTATGTCGTTGTCCAGTATGTGGTAAACATTTCTTTGACAAAAGCCATCTTCGCagacacaaaagaattcacactggagagaaaccatattgttGTTTTGAATGTGGCAAATGTTTCTCACAATCAAGCCATCTTCAGACACACATGAGAGTGCACAAAGGAGAACAGCCAttttcctgttctgaatgtggcaaacggttCTCACGAACAAGCCATCTTAAGACACACATGAGAGTGCACACAGGAGAACAGCCATTTTCCTGTTCTAAATGTGGCAAAAGGTTCTCACAAACAGGCCATCTTCAGCAACACATGAAAGTGCACACAGGAGAACAGCCAttttcctgttctgaatgtggcaaacgattttcaAGTAGAAGTAATCATCTGAAGCATTTAAGAGTTCACACTGGTGAGAAGCCCtattgctgtcctgaatgtggcaaaagattttACGACACAAGCAATCTTCTGCGTCATGCAGGAGTCCACAATAAAGACCATCTTTAG